ACAAGGTCAGGCTCTGTGACGCCAAGACCGCGCAGCCCTGCTGGAACGGCTCGCCCTACCAGCCGATCCCGGTGACCAAGGCGGCCACCACCCAGCAGGCGATGCAGATAATGGAACGTCACGAGGACTTCCCCGGCGTGACCGCCCAGCCCACCTCGCTGCGCCGCTACACCGGCGTCGAGGGCGCCAACCTCGCCCAGGTGCTCGGCTACCTCTCGCCGGTCACCGACGAGGAGGTCACCAAGTCCAAGGACAAGGAGGGCCGGGAGCGCCGGTTGCCGGTCGACCAGATCGGCCGGGCCGGCCTGGAGTCGGTGTACGACAACGACCTGCGCGGCACCACCGGCATCGACCGGCTCGAGGTGGACAACCTCGGCCGGGTGATCGGCAGCGCGGGCAAGACCCCGGCGGTGCCCGGCAACAACCTGGTCACCAGCATCGACGCCCGGGTCCAGAAGGCCGTCGAGGACAACCTCGCGCAGGCCATGGTGGACGCCCGCAAGGCGTGGGACAAGGACACCAAGCGCAACTACGAGGCCGACTCCGGCGCGGCCGTGGTGCTGGACGTGCACACCGGCCGGATCGTCGCGATGGCCAGCGCCCCGACCTACGACCCCAACCTCTGGGTCGGCGGCATCGCGGGCAAGGACTACACGAACCTGACCAGCAAGGAGTCCAACTACCCGCTGCTGAACCGGGCCATACAGGGTCAGTCCGCCCCCGGCTCCACCTTCAAGGTGGTCTCCGCCGCCGCCGCCGCGCAGGCCGGCTACTCGCTGAACAGCAACTACGACTGCCCGAGCAGCATGACCATCGGCGGCCGCGAGTTCAAGAACTTCGAGAGCAAGGGCTACGGCCCGATCAGCCTGGCCCGCGCCCTGGAGGTGTCCTGCGACACCGTCTTCTACGGCCTCGCCTACGACCAGTGGATGGCCGACGGCGGCATCAAGCCGAAGAAGGACGCGGCGGACTGGTTCTTCAAGACCGCCAAGCAGTTCGGCCTCGGCGCCAAGACCGGCATCGACCTGCCCAGCGAGGCCCCGGGCCGGATCCCGGACCGCCAGTGGAAGCAGGAGTACTACGACGCCAACAAGGACGCCTGGTGCAAGCAGGCCCAGTCCGGCGGCAACGACTACGGCACCCTGGTGGCCAAGGAGAACTGCGCCGACGGCAACCAGATGCGCGCCGGTGACATGGTCAACTACGCCATCGGCCAGGGCGACACCCTGGTGACGCCGCTCCAGATGGCCAAGATCTACGGCGCGCTGGCCAACGGCGGCACGCTCTACCGCCCGACCATCGGCAAGGCCGTGGTCAGCCCGGACGGCACGGTGATCCGGGAGATCGCCCCGCAGGTGGACGGCAAGCTGCCGACCGACCAGCGCACCCTGCAGTACATCGACCAGGCCACCAAGGGCGTCATCGAGCAGGGCTCCGCCGCGTGGAAGTTCACCGGCGCGGGCTGGCCGCAGGGCAAGATCGAGCTGCACGCCAAGACCGGCACCGCCGAGGTCTTCGGCAAGCAGACCACCTCGTACCTGACCACCTACAGCCGCGACTACGCGGTGGTCATGACGATGAGTCAGGCCGGTACCGGCTCCGGTGCCTCGGGTGACGCCGTCCGGCGGATCTACCAGGCGCTGTACGGCGTGGACGACAAGGGCAACATCGACACCGGCAAGGCCCTGCTCAGCAAGCCGCAGGCCGAGCTGCCGAAGTTCAACCCGGACGGCACGGCCGTCCACCCGGTGGCGCTCTTCCTCGACCCGCAGCCGCCCACCGCCCCCGCCGCGCCGGGCACGCTCACCCTGGCCGCGCTCGAACCCACCACCCGCACCGCCGGAAGGGGCCGGGCATGACCTCCTCGTACAGCCAGTACCGGCTGGCGCCGCAGCGCGGCACGGTCGGCCGGGCGCTGGCCAAGGGCTCCCCGCTCCGCCGGCTGGACTGGATCATGGTGCTGTCCGCCCTCGGCCTCTCGCTCGGCAGCTCGCTGCTGGTCTGGTCGGCCACCCGGGGGCGCGACTCGCTGACCCACGGCGACCCGCAGTACTTCCTGCTCCGGCACCTCACCAATCTGGCGATCGGTCTGGTGCTGTGCGGGATCGTGGTCCTGATAGGGAGTCGGCGCCTGCGCACCGCCGTGCCGGTGGTGTACGTGCTGACGCTGCTGATGCTGCTCGCGGTGCTCACCCCGCTGGGCTCGACCATCAACGGAGCCAAGGCCTGGATCCAGTTCGGCGGCGGATTCTCGATCCAGCCCGCCGAGTTCGCCAAGTTCGCGATCATCCTGGCGATGGCCGTGGTGCTGTCCGCCCGGGTGGACGCGGGGGAGCGGGAGTACCCGCCGAACCGCAGCGTGCTCCAGGCGCTCGGGCTGGCCGCGCTCCCGATGGCCGTGATCATGCTGATGCCCGACCTCGGCTCGGTGATGGTGATGGGCGTCATCATCCTCGGCATCCTGCTCGCCTCCGGCGCGGCCGACCGCTGGGTCTTCGGCCTGATCGGCGCCGGCGCGCTCGGCGCGGGCGCGATCTGGCAGCTCGGCGTGCTGAGCAAGTACCAGATCGACCGGTTCGCCGCCTTCGCCAACCCCGCGCTCGACCCGGCCGGGGTGGGCTACAACACCGCCCAGGCCCGGATCGCCATCGGCTCCGGCGGCCTGACCGGCATGGGCCTGTTCAAGGGCACCCAGACCACCGGCCAGTTCGTCCCCGAGCAGCAGACCGACTTCGTCTTCACGGTGGCCGGCGAGGAGCTCGGCTTCGTCGGCGCGCTCGGCCTGATCCTGCTGCTCGGCCTGCTGCTCTGGCGGGCCTGCAAGATCGCCCGGCAGGCCACCGACCTGTTCGGCACCATCGTGGCGGCCGGAGTGATCAGCTGGTTCGCCTTCCAGGCCTTCGAGAACATCGGGATGAACCTCGGCATCATGCCGGTCGCGGGCATCCCGCTGCCGTTCGTCTCCTACGGCGGTTCCTCGATGTTCGCGGTCTGGATCGGCGTCGGCCTGCTCCAGTGCGTCCGCACCCAGCGGCCGATAGGGATTTGACCGTAGCTGGTTCGGCTACCCTTGAGGGTCACCTTGTCCCCGCCGAAAAGGGCTCACCGCATGCCAGTCGAATCGGTCTTCCCACGCCTGGAGGCCCTCCTCCCGCACGTCCAGAAGCCGATCCAGTACGTCGGCGGCGAGCTCAACTCGACCGTCAAGGACTGGGACAGCGCCGACGTCCGGTGGGCCCTGATGTACCCCGACGCCTACGAGGTCGGGCTGCCCAACCAGGGCGTCATGATCCTGTACGAGGTGCTGAACGAGCGCGAGGGCGTGCTCGCCGAGCGCACCTACAGCGTCTGGCCGGACCTGGAAGCGCTGATGCGCGAGCACGGCGTCCCGCAGTTCACCGTCGACGCGCACCGGCCGGTCAAGGCCTTCGACGTGTTCGGGCTCTCCTTCTCCACCGAGCTCGGCTACACCAACATGCTGACCGCGCTCGACCTGGCCGGCATCCCGCTGAACGCCGCCGACCGGGGTCTGGACGACCCGATCGTGCTGGCCGGCGGCCACGCCGCGTTCAACCCCGAGCCGATCGCCGAGTTCATCGACTGCGCGATCATCGGTGACGGCGAGCAGGCCGTGCTCGACATGACCGAGATCATCCGGGCCTGGAAGGCCGAGGGCCGCCCCGGCGGCCGCGACGAGGTGCTGCTCCGGCTGGCTCGTACGGGTGGGGTCTACGTCCCGCGCTTCTACGACGTGGACTACCTGGAGGACGGCCGGATCGCCCGCGTGGTGGCCAACCGCGAGGGCGTGCCGTGGCGGGTCTCCAAGCACACCGTGATGGACCTGGACGAGTGGCCCTACCCCAAGCAGCCGCTGGTCCCGCTCGCCGAGACCGTGCACGAGCGGATGTCCGTGGAGATCTTCCGCGGCTGCACCCGCGGCTGCCGTTTCTGTCAGGCCGGCATGATCACGCGCCCCGTGCGGGAGCGAAGCATCACCGGCATCGGCGAGATGGTCGAGCGCGGCCTGAAGGCCACCGGCTTCGAGGAGGTCGGCCTGCTCTCGCTGTCCTCCGCCGACCACACCGAGATCGGTGACATCGCCAAGGGCCTGGCCGACCGCTACACCGAGGACAAGATCGGCCTCTCGCTGCCGTCCACCCGGGTCGACGCCTTCAACATCGACCTGGCCAACGAGCTGACCCGCAACGGCCGCCGGTCCGGTCTCACCTTCGCCCCCGAGGGCGGCTCGGAGCGGATCCGCAAGGTGATCAACAAGATGGTGTCGGAGGAGGACCTGATCCGCACCGTCGCCGCCGCCTACGGCAACGGCTGGCGCCAGGTCAAGCTGTACTTCATGGTCGGCCTCCCCACCGAGACCGACGAGGACGTCCTGCAGATCGCCACGATGGCCAAGAACGTGATCCAGAAGGGTCGCGAGGTCACCGGCCAGAACGACATCCGCTGCACCGTCTCGATCGGCGGCTTCGTCCCCAAGCCGCACACCCCGTTCCAGTGGGCGCCGCAGCTCTCCGCCGAGGACACCGACGCCCGGCTCGGCAAGCTCCGCGACGCGATCCGGAACGACCGCAAGTACGGCAAGAACATCGGCTTCCGCTACCACGACGGCAAGCCCGGCATCATCGAGGGCCTGCTCTCCCGCGGCGACCGCCGGGTCGGCGCGATCATCCGCGCGGTCTACGAGGACGGCGGCCGCTTCGACGGCTGGCGCGAGCACTTCTCCTACGACCGCTGGATCGCCGCCGCCGAGAAGGGCCTGACCGGCACCGGCGTCGACGTCGCCTGGTACACCACCCGCGAGCGCAGCTACGAGGAGGTGCTGCCCTGGGACCACCTGGACAGCGGCCTCGACAAGGACTGGCTCTGGGAGGACTGGCAGGACGCCCTCGAGGAGGTCGAGGTCGAGGACTGCCGCTGGACCCCGTGCTTCGACTGCGGCGTGTGCCCCCAGATGGACACCTCCATCCAGATCGGCCCGACCGGCGTGAAGCTGCTGCCGCTCACGGTCGTCAACTCATAGTACCGATCCACAACCTGACGGCCCCTCCCGTGCGTACTGCACGGCAGGGGCCGTCAGGCCATGTCGAGGGGGGAAACACCGATGGACCAGCAGGACGGACCGGGCGGCTGCCTGACCGGGGTGGCGAGGGTGATCGCGCTGGTGGTCGTGGTGCCGCTGCGGTTCCTCTGGGAGCTGTTGGCGCTGGTGCTGCGCGGGGTCGGCACCGTCCTCTACTGGGTGCTCCTCTGGCCGCTCGCCCAGCTCTGGCGGTACGTGGCCGAGCCGCTGCTGCGCTATCTGCTGGTGATCCCGCTGAGCTGGCTCTGGCAGCAGGTTCTGGCGCCGTCCGGCCGCTGGCTCTGGTCGTGGGCGCTGGCGCCCGTGGGCCGGGCCGCGGTGGTGGTGTTGGAGTGGGTGCTCACCTACCTGGTGATGCTGCCGCTGAAGTTCCTCTGGGAGTACCTGCTGTGGCCGGTGCTGCACTATCTGGTGCTGATTCCGCTGCGCTGGCTGTGGCGCTGGGTGCTGGCACCGGTGTTCCGGGTGCTCGGCTGGGCCTGGGGGATCGCGGGCCGGGTCGGGCGGTTCCTGGTGGTCCGACCGTGCCGTTGGGTGCGCCGGGAGGTCTGGTGGCCGGTCAAGGCGGAGGTCGCCCGAGTGCTGCGGGAGGTCCGGCGGGCGCTGCTGGGCTGAGCAGGCCGTACCCTTGAGCCTGACAGAGTCCGGCCGGAGCCCGTTGGTGCAGTGGCCGGACCGGCCTACTGACTAAGGACTGAGCGACCCTGGCACGCCGCACGCCTGACGGTCCGCCGCCCGCGCCGACGGTGCAGCGCATCCGTCTCCGGTACACCAAGCGCGGCCGTCTGCGCTTCACCAGCCACCGTGACTTCCAGCGGGCGTTCGAGCGCGCGCTCCGCCGCTCGGCCGTCCCGATGGCGTACTCGGCGGGATTCACCCCGCACCCGAAGGTCTCGTACGCCAACGCCGCCCCGACCGGGGTGGCCAGCGAGGCCGAGTACCTGGAGATCGGCCTGGCCGAGATCCGCGACCCGGAGGCGCTGCGCGCGCAGCTCGACGAGTCGCTGCCGGACGGTCTGGACATCACCGACGCCGTCGAGGTCCGCACCCCGAACTTCGTGGAGCGGCTGGAGGCCTCCGAGTGGCAGGTCCGACTGGACCGGGTCACGCCCGAGGAGGCGGGCCGCGCGATCGCCGCTTTCCTGGCCGCCGAACGGGTCGAGGTCGAACGCCTCACCAAGAACGGCGTCCGGGTCTTCGACGCGCGCGGTCCTGTCGCGGCACTCGAACTGCTTTCGCCGCAGGTCGGCGATGGTAACGAGACCGGCACGGACGGTACCGCCGATGTTCGTACCACCAATCCCTGTGCGATACTGCGGCTGGTAGTACGACACGCCACACCCGCCGTACGACCCGACGACGTTTTGTCCGGTCTCCGTGCGACGGCCGACCTGGCGCCGCCGGTCCCCGCTGAGGTGACCAGGCTGGCGCAGGGGCCGCTCGACGAGGAGACCGGCACGGTGACCGACCCGCTGGCGCTCGACCGCGCCGCGGCCCCGGCCGGCCTGTAGGCCGCCGGGCCGCGCGCACCTGCGTCCGCCTAGCGGGAGGAGGGCCGGCCTGGGTTTCCAGGCCGTGTCCCCTCCGGGCCGCCGCGGCTCCCCAGGGGAGCGAGCGCCGTCGAACGCAGGCCAGCCCCTTGTGGCCCGCCGCCCCGGATGGGCGGTGGGCCCGAGGACCCCTCCGGCAGCCATCCGGGACGGGGGACGGCACCGGCCCGGAAAAACTTGAAGACTGGTCAGAACCAGAAGACTTTCGACACCCCGCACTGTGCGGGGCGCCGAGCGAGACTACGAGCCCCTGTGCGGCATCGGCGTCCCGCACGGCGACGCCGTGGAGGTCGGCCCGCGAAGCTCGCGACCGACCGGAACCAGCGGCGTCGCGCCGTGCCCGGATGCGGAGCCCGGGGGCCTGACGGGAGATCCACCCGCATGCTCGAGAACGAGAACAACGAACCGCAGCAGCCCGCGGCCGACGACAGCGCGGCCCCGCCGCGTCGCCGCCGCCGCGCGGTGTCCCGCCCGGCGGGTACCCCGCAGGGCGCCGCCACCGAGACCGCCGAGACGGTCCTGCCGGCCGAGCCGCACGAGGCCCCGGCCGTTGCGGCCGCCGCCGAGGAGCCCGCGCCGGAGAAGCCCGTCCGGGCCCGCCGCACCCCCCGCAAGCGCGTCGAGTCCCCGGCCGGTGCGCCGGAGGCCGTCGCCGAGGCACCCGCGCCGGTCGAGGCCGCTGCCGAGGAGCCCGCGCCGGAGAAGCCCGTCCGGGCCCGCCGCACCCCCCGCAAGCGGGCCGAGGCCGCGCCGGTCGCCGTCGAGGAGGCCCCCGTGGTCGAGGTCGCGGCCGAGGAGCCCGCCCCGGTCGAGGACGCCGCCCCGCCGCGCCGTGCCCGCCGCCGCCGGGTGGTCGAGGCCACCCCGGTCGTGGTCGAGGAGCCGGTCGTCGAGGAGGAGCCCGAGGCTCCCGTCGAGGAGCCGGTGGCCGAGGCCCCGGTCGCCGAGCCCGCCCCGGTGGTCGAGGACGCCGCCCCGCCGCGGGCCCGCCGCCGTGCGGTCCGCCCGTCCACCGCGATCTTCCAGGCCCCGGTCTTCCAGGAGCCCGCGCCCTACGTCGCCCCCGCCGCACCGGCCGCCGCCGTGACCGCCGCGCCGGCCGCCGCCGCCCCGGTGGCCGCGCCCGCCGCCGCCAAGGCCGCCGCGCCGGTCGCCGCTCCGGCCGCGCCGCAGGAGGAGGACGAGTTCGAGTACAGCGGGGTCGGCCGTCGCCGCCGCACCAGCCGCCAGGTCCGGGTGCAGACCCCCTCGCGCCAGTCCCGCGGTGGCCGTCAGGAGGCCCGCCAGGAGGCTCGTCCGGAGCCCCGGGTGGAGCAGCCGGAGCCGGTCCGCGAGGTGCCCAAGGTCGAGGCGCCCAAGGCCGAGGCCCCGGCCGCGGTCGAGGAGGCGCCCGTCGAGGTGACCGCCGGTCCGGAGACCGAGGGCGAGTGGGAGGACGACCGTCCGTCCCGCCGTCGCCGCCGTGGTGGCCGTCGCCGCCGCCGTGGTGAGGCCGAGGAGTTCGAGGCCGAGCAGGGCACCGAGCCGACCGCGGCCGCCGTCGAGGAGCCCGAGGAGGACGTCGAGGAGGAGGACGAGGACGACCTGGCCGGTGGCCTGGCCTCGTCCCGTCGTCGCCGTCGCCGTCGTCGCCGCAGCGGTGACAGCGCTGGTGGTGTCGAGGTGGTCGCCGAGACCAACGAGGACGGCGTCCGAACCGTCGTCAAGGTCCGGGAGCCGCGCCGCCGTTCGACCGAGCCGGCCTTCGACCCGGACGAGGTGCAGTCCATCAAGGGCTCGACCCGCCTGGAGGCCAAGAAGCAGCGCCGTCGCGAGGGCCGCGAGCTGGGCCGCCGCCGGGTGCCGATCATCACCGAGGCCGAGTTCCTGGCCCGCCGGGAGTCGGTCGAGCGGGTCATGGTGGTCCGTCAGAACGGCCTGCGCACCCAGATCGGTGTCCTCGAGGACAACGTGCTGGTCGAGCACTACGTGAACAAGGAGCAGGCCACCTCGTACGTCGGCAACGTCTACCTGGGCAAGGTCCAGAACGTGCTGCCGTCGATGGAGGCCGCCTTCGTCGACATCGGCAAGGGCCGCAACGCGGTGCTGTACGCCGGTGAGGTCAACTTCGGCGCGCTGGGCGGCCACGGCGGCCCGCGCCGGATCGAGTCGGTGCTGAAGTCCGGCCAGTCCGTGCTGGTCCAGGTCTCC
This genomic interval from Kitasatospora gansuensis contains the following:
- the mrdA gene encoding penicillin-binding protein 2; amino-acid sequence: MSNIPETGRTQRVTIRLIVLQVLVLSLLATLGGRLWYLQIRTGHEYVEKAAGNHVREVVEPTVRGEILDASGRILAGNEAKLVVSVSRTSLLQQKDRGKAVLARLADVLGMPAKDVQDKVRLCDAKTAQPCWNGSPYQPIPVTKAATTQQAMQIMERHEDFPGVTAQPTSLRRYTGVEGANLAQVLGYLSPVTDEEVTKSKDKEGRERRLPVDQIGRAGLESVYDNDLRGTTGIDRLEVDNLGRVIGSAGKTPAVPGNNLVTSIDARVQKAVEDNLAQAMVDARKAWDKDTKRNYEADSGAAVVLDVHTGRIVAMASAPTYDPNLWVGGIAGKDYTNLTSKESNYPLLNRAIQGQSAPGSTFKVVSAAAAAQAGYSLNSNYDCPSSMTIGGREFKNFESKGYGPISLARALEVSCDTVFYGLAYDQWMADGGIKPKKDAADWFFKTAKQFGLGAKTGIDLPSEAPGRIPDRQWKQEYYDANKDAWCKQAQSGGNDYGTLVAKENCADGNQMRAGDMVNYAIGQGDTLVTPLQMAKIYGALANGGTLYRPTIGKAVVSPDGTVIREIAPQVDGKLPTDQRTLQYIDQATKGVIEQGSAAWKFTGAGWPQGKIELHAKTGTAEVFGKQTTSYLTTYSRDYAVVMTMSQAGTGSGASGDAVRRIYQALYGVDDKGNIDTGKALLSKPQAELPKFNPDGTAVHPVALFLDPQPPTAPAAPGTLTLAALEPTTRTAGRGRA
- the rodA gene encoding rod shape-determining protein RodA, which gives rise to MTSSYSQYRLAPQRGTVGRALAKGSPLRRLDWIMVLSALGLSLGSSLLVWSATRGRDSLTHGDPQYFLLRHLTNLAIGLVLCGIVVLIGSRRLRTAVPVVYVLTLLMLLAVLTPLGSTINGAKAWIQFGGGFSIQPAEFAKFAIILAMAVVLSARVDAGEREYPPNRSVLQALGLAALPMAVIMLMPDLGSVMVMGVIILGILLASGAADRWVFGLIGAGALGAGAIWQLGVLSKYQIDRFAAFANPALDPAGVGYNTAQARIAIGSGGLTGMGLFKGTQTTGQFVPEQQTDFVFTVAGEELGFVGALGLILLLGLLLWRACKIARQATDLFGTIVAAGVISWFAFQAFENIGMNLGIMPVAGIPLPFVSYGGSSMFAVWIGVGLLQCVRTQRPIGI
- a CDS encoding TIGR03960 family B12-binding radical SAM protein, which produces MPVESVFPRLEALLPHVQKPIQYVGGELNSTVKDWDSADVRWALMYPDAYEVGLPNQGVMILYEVLNEREGVLAERTYSVWPDLEALMREHGVPQFTVDAHRPVKAFDVFGLSFSTELGYTNMLTALDLAGIPLNAADRGLDDPIVLAGGHAAFNPEPIAEFIDCAIIGDGEQAVLDMTEIIRAWKAEGRPGGRDEVLLRLARTGGVYVPRFYDVDYLEDGRIARVVANREGVPWRVSKHTVMDLDEWPYPKQPLVPLAETVHERMSVEIFRGCTRGCRFCQAGMITRPVRERSITGIGEMVERGLKATGFEEVGLLSLSSADHTEIGDIAKGLADRYTEDKIGLSLPSTRVDAFNIDLANELTRNGRRSGLTFAPEGGSERIRKVINKMVSEEDLIRTVAAAYGNGWRQVKLYFMVGLPTETDEDVLQIATMAKNVIQKGREVTGQNDIRCTVSIGGFVPKPHTPFQWAPQLSAEDTDARLGKLRDAIRNDRKYGKNIGFRYHDGKPGIIEGLLSRGDRRVGAIIRAVYEDGGRFDGWREHFSYDRWIAAAEKGLTGTGVDVAWYTTRERSYEEVLPWDHLDSGLDKDWLWEDWQDALEEVEVEDCRWTPCFDCGVCPQMDTSIQIGPTGVKLLPLTVVNS
- a CDS encoding TIGR03936 family radical SAM-associated protein, translated to MQRIRLRYTKRGRLRFTSHRDFQRAFERALRRSAVPMAYSAGFTPHPKVSYANAAPTGVASEAEYLEIGLAEIRDPEALRAQLDESLPDGLDITDAVEVRTPNFVERLEASEWQVRLDRVTPEEAGRAIAAFLAAERVEVERLTKNGVRVFDARGPVAALELLSPQVGDGNETGTDGTADVRTTNPCAILRLVVRHATPAVRPDDVLSGLRATADLAPPVPAEVTRLAQGPLDEETGTVTDPLALDRAAAPAGL
- a CDS encoding Rne/Rng family ribonuclease, producing the protein MLENENNEPQQPAADDSAAPPRRRRRAVSRPAGTPQGAATETAETVLPAEPHEAPAVAAAAEEPAPEKPVRARRTPRKRVESPAGAPEAVAEAPAPVEAAAEEPAPEKPVRARRTPRKRAEAAPVAVEEAPVVEVAAEEPAPVEDAAPPRRARRRRVVEATPVVVEEPVVEEEPEAPVEEPVAEAPVAEPAPVVEDAAPPRARRRAVRPSTAIFQAPVFQEPAPYVAPAAPAAAVTAAPAAAAPVAAPAAAKAAAPVAAPAAPQEEDEFEYSGVGRRRRTSRQVRVQTPSRQSRGGRQEARQEARPEPRVEQPEPVREVPKVEAPKAEAPAAVEEAPVEVTAGPETEGEWEDDRPSRRRRRGGRRRRRGEAEEFEAEQGTEPTAAAVEEPEEDVEEEDEDDLAGGLASSRRRRRRRRRSGDSAGGVEVVAETNEDGVRTVVKVREPRRRSTEPAFDPDEVQSIKGSTRLEAKKQRRREGRELGRRRVPIITEAEFLARRESVERVMVVRQNGLRTQIGVLEDNVLVEHYVNKEQATSYVGNVYLGKVQNVLPSMEAAFVDIGKGRNAVLYAGEVNFGALGGHGGPRRIESVLKSGQSVLVQVSKDPIGHKGARLTSQISLPGRYLVYVPEGSMTGISRKLPENERARLKQILKKIVPDDAGVIVRTAAEGASEDELTRDVQRLQAQWEEIQKKAATGNAPALLYGEPDMTVRVVRDIFNEDFTKVIVSGSEAWNTIHEYVTNVAPDLTERLQRWTSDVDVFATYRIDEQLMKALDRKVWLPSGGSLVIDRTEAMVVVDVNTGKFVGQGGNLEETVTRNNIEAAEEIVRQLRLRDLGGIIVIDFIDMVLESNRDLVLRRLLECLGRDRTKHQVAEVTSLGLVQMTRKRVGQGLLESFSESCVHCNGRGVIVHMEQPTSVGGGGGPVGTAGELAAGGSKRRRRGKGGTALEESHAVAETTEDEHDHEEFEVIPNGGEQLEIAVPETVEVAEAVETVVEAPVAEPAPQVDLVEIEAAPAAPAGRTRRRAVRKATAPAGAPGEAEIVVLQARAEAAMEAALTAAAVPAVEEPEVVVEAPEAEPVAEEPAVEAPAEEEPAPKKRAARKAPAKKAVAAKKTTAAKKTTARKTATKRTSAAAKKAAAAEGDSAAE